One Kitasatospora sp. NBC_01266 genomic window carries:
- a CDS encoding glycerate kinase has translation MKVVLAPDSFKGTVTAAEAAQALADGWRSIRPADQLLIRPMADGGEGTLGAVRAAHPGIPVTRVGGCTGPDGRLVPGAFALLPDGTAVVELAVASGITLMTELAPLTATTRGTGELIAAALDHSATRLLIALGGSGSTDGGAGLLAALGLRLLDADGVPLPDGGGELVRAHWVDRGRFRAAPTGGVRLLTDVTNPLLGPEGAAAVYGPQKGASPADVEQLDQGLHRLASLLGGDPEQPGAGAAGGTAYGLTAAWGATVTPGAAAVADLLGLDEALAGADLVVTGEGRFDATSLNGKVVGEVLARAERAGAAARIVAGESAEPGVLTLTGLAGDPDEARTHAADWLRAAGAALAAEADPRG, from the coding sequence GTGAAGGTCGTTCTCGCGCCCGACTCCTTCAAAGGGACCGTCACCGCCGCTGAGGCCGCCCAGGCCCTGGCCGACGGCTGGCGTTCCATCAGACCGGCGGATCAGCTGCTGATCCGCCCCATGGCTGACGGCGGTGAGGGCACACTGGGCGCCGTCAGGGCCGCCCACCCGGGGATTCCCGTGACCCGGGTGGGCGGCTGCACCGGCCCCGACGGCCGCCTCGTGCCCGGCGCGTTCGCGCTCCTGCCGGACGGCACCGCCGTCGTGGAACTCGCGGTCGCCAGCGGCATCACGCTGATGACCGAGCTCGCCCCGCTCACCGCCACCACGCGCGGCACCGGCGAGCTGATCGCCGCCGCCCTCGACCACAGCGCGACCCGCTTGCTGATCGCCCTGGGCGGCTCCGGCTCCACCGACGGCGGTGCGGGCCTGCTGGCGGCCCTCGGTCTGCGGCTGCTCGACGCCGACGGGGTGCCGCTGCCCGACGGCGGTGGCGAGCTGGTCCGCGCCCACTGGGTGGACCGGGGCCGGTTCCGGGCGGCGCCGACCGGCGGCGTGCGGCTGCTCACCGACGTCACCAACCCGCTGCTCGGGCCCGAGGGCGCCGCCGCCGTGTACGGCCCGCAGAAGGGCGCCTCACCGGCCGACGTCGAGCAGCTCGACCAGGGCCTGCACCGCCTGGCTTCGCTGCTCGGCGGCGACCCGGAGCAGCCCGGGGCGGGCGCGGCCGGCGGCACCGCCTACGGGCTGACAGCTGCCTGGGGCGCCACCGTCACACCCGGCGCCGCGGCCGTCGCCGACCTGCTCGGCCTGGACGAGGCGCTGGCCGGGGCCGACCTGGTGGTCACCGGCGAGGGCCGGTTCGACGCCACCAGCCTCAACGGCAAGGTGGTCGGCGAGGTCCTCGCACGGGCTGAGCGGGCCGGAGCGGCCGCCCGGATCGTCGCCGGCGAGTCGGCCGAACCGGGCGTGCTGACCCTCACCGGGCTGGCCGGCGACCCGGACGAAGCACGCACACACGCCGCCGATTGGCTCCGGGCAGCCGGCGCCGCGCTCGCCGCCGAGGCGGACCCTCGGGGCTGA
- a CDS encoding integrase core domain-containing protein, with protein MLLRLAYLAVTNTFMLLRLWPMSEREKDIEILALRHQLLVLQRQVGKPAFTNTDRVVLAGLLHRLPTDKLRQLLLLVRPDTILRWHRDLLKRRHAATCTPKRRGRPPTVRSIRALILRLARENSSWGYRRIHGELAALGIKVAASTVWEILREHGIAPAPERESTTWADFLRSQTHALLACDLFETRTLTGARLYVFAVIEHATRRVRILGATAHPTADWVVQLGRNLVMDLEDAGSRARFLIRDRDSKFTAAFDTVLADAGLEVVKSGVQMPRMNSIMERWIQTCRRELLDRTLIWDQRHLLHALREFESFYNGHRPHRTLGQAAPFRPLPEPITEPGQTTPLEIQRRDRLGGTLHEYQHAA; from the coding sequence GTGCTGCTGCGCCTGGCTTACCTCGCCGTGACCAACACCTTCATGCTCCTTCGCCTGTGGCCGATGAGCGAGCGGGAGAAGGACATCGAAATCCTCGCGTTGCGGCACCAACTGCTGGTCCTGCAACGCCAGGTCGGCAAGCCCGCGTTCACCAATACTGACCGCGTGGTACTCGCCGGCCTGCTCCACCGCCTTCCGACGGACAAGCTGCGCCAACTCCTGCTCCTGGTGCGCCCGGACACGATCCTTCGCTGGCACCGCGACCTGCTCAAGCGACGCCATGCGGCGACCTGTACGCCGAAGCGGCGTGGACGCCCGCCCACCGTCCGCTCGATCCGCGCTCTCATCCTGCGCCTGGCCCGCGAGAACTCCTCCTGGGGGTACCGCAGGATCCACGGCGAACTCGCCGCCCTCGGCATCAAGGTCGCCGCCTCCACCGTCTGGGAGATCCTGCGCGAGCACGGCATCGCGCCCGCACCGGAACGCGAGAGCACGACCTGGGCCGACTTCCTGCGCAGCCAGACCCACGCACTGCTCGCCTGCGATCTCTTCGAGACCCGCACCCTGACCGGGGCGCGCCTGTACGTCTTCGCGGTCATCGAGCACGCAACACGGCGCGTCCGCATCCTCGGAGCTACCGCGCACCCCACCGCGGACTGGGTGGTGCAGCTCGGGCGCAACCTCGTTATGGACCTCGAGGATGCGGGCAGCAGGGCCAGGTTCCTGATCCGTGACCGGGACTCGAAGTTCACGGCAGCCTTCGACACCGTCCTCGCCGACGCCGGGCTGGAGGTCGTCAAGAGCGGTGTCCAGATGCCGCGAATGAACTCCATCATGGAGCGCTGGATACAGACCTGCCGACGCGAACTGCTAGACCGCACCCTCATATGGGACCAGCGCCACCTGCTCCACGCCCTGCGCGAGTTCGAGTCCTTCTACAACGGGCACCGGCCGCACCGGACCCTGGGCCAAGCGGCTCCGTTCCGCCCACTACCCGAACCGATCACCGAACCAGGGCAAACCACGCCGCTGGAGATACAACGACGAGACCGACTCGGCGGAACCCTCCACGAGTACCAACACGCCGCTTGA
- a CDS encoding serine/threonine-protein kinase yields MIDSTIAEPLGPDDPQEIGSFTVIGVLGVGGMGEVYLGASDRGYAAVKRVRPRLVSPERFEREVGILYRVPFGVGPRVLASDGTAERPWFATEYVPGLTVDEAVRLRGPLPAGALWLLLAETAVQLRAVHTSGIVHRDVKPGNVMLVRDGVKLIDFGIARAADQAKLTRSGGGFGTQGFSAPEQQAGAEEVAAPADVYSLGALLLYAASGRTPGVVPDLEPLRTVDAELAAVLAPCLAADPGARPTAHELVEATRAQLPAPLPSWPPEVAARIAARRDFAATPVSKLETVPPPDLEPEPEPVPKSAARPGARRRLLVPAAAVIALGSVAAFLFSPSASPQGGAARPSGSSPVTTQLAAGTTQPPTASPSPTQAAPTAQSTPPTPAASAGAPQPAPPGSPGSPGTPGPRSTPGTPTSRSTSPAPAPVPNPALASSPAPSAAVPTPTSSSISGINGGDDPAQVKGSEADTDWVGNDAACSAWLDTDGAGGLSGVLNTSLGQTCVAELYRSDGVAYTFRASWGAARTSSLPNAGTTMWICVWNASAQSDEQCSPHFAMNGTTPVHQ; encoded by the coding sequence ATGATCGACAGCACGATCGCCGAACCACTCGGTCCGGACGATCCGCAGGAGATCGGCAGCTTCACCGTCATCGGCGTGCTCGGCGTCGGCGGGATGGGCGAGGTCTACCTCGGGGCGTCGGACCGGGGCTACGCCGCCGTCAAGCGCGTGCGACCCCGGCTGGTCTCCCCCGAGCGGTTCGAGCGCGAGGTCGGCATCCTCTACCGCGTGCCGTTCGGCGTCGGGCCGCGGGTGCTGGCGAGCGACGGCACCGCGGAACGCCCCTGGTTCGCCACCGAGTACGTGCCCGGCCTCACCGTGGACGAGGCGGTCCGGCTGCGCGGGCCGCTGCCCGCCGGCGCACTGTGGCTGCTGCTGGCCGAGACGGCCGTCCAGCTGCGTGCCGTGCACACCTCCGGGATCGTGCACCGCGACGTCAAGCCGGGCAACGTGATGCTGGTGCGCGACGGCGTGAAGCTGATCGACTTCGGCATCGCGCGCGCCGCCGACCAGGCCAAGCTCACCAGGAGCGGTGGCGGCTTCGGCACGCAGGGATTCTCGGCGCCCGAGCAGCAGGCCGGGGCCGAGGAGGTGGCCGCACCCGCGGACGTCTACTCGCTCGGCGCGCTGCTGCTCTACGCCGCCTCGGGTCGGACGCCCGGTGTCGTCCCCGACCTCGAACCGCTGCGCACGGTGGATGCCGAGCTCGCCGCCGTCCTCGCGCCCTGCCTCGCCGCCGACCCCGGTGCGCGGCCCACCGCCCACGAGCTCGTCGAGGCGACCCGCGCACAGCTGCCCGCTCCGCTCCCGTCCTGGCCCCCGGAGGTCGCGGCGCGGATCGCCGCACGACGCGACTTCGCCGCCACGCCAGTCAGCAAGTTGGAGACAGTCCCGCCGCCGGACCTGGAACCCGAACCCGAGCCGGTTCCGAAGTCCGCGGCCCGGCCCGGAGCCAGGCGCCGCCTGCTGGTACCGGCCGCCGCCGTGATCGCCCTCGGCTCGGTGGCGGCGTTCCTGTTCAGCCCTTCAGCATCGCCGCAGGGCGGCGCCGCCCGGCCGTCCGGCAGTTCGCCGGTCACCACCCAGCTCGCGGCCGGCACCACCCAGCCGCCCACCGCGAGCCCGTCGCCCACCCAGGCCGCCCCAACCGCCCAGAGCACTCCGCCGACCCCGGCGGCCTCCGCCGGAGCCCCCCAGCCAGCTCCCCCCGGCAGCCCGGGCAGCCCGGGCACTCCCGGCCCCCGCAGCACCCCCGGCACTCCCACCAGCCGCAGCACGAGCCCGGCCCCGGCCCCGGTTCCGAACCCGGCCCTCGCTTCCTCCCCCGCGCCCTCGGCGGCCGTCCCCACCCCCACCTCCTCGTCGATCAGCGGCATCAACGGCGGCGACGACCCGGCCCAGGTCAAGGGATCCGAGGCGGACACCGACTGGGTCGGCAACGACGCCGCCTGCTCCGCCTGGCTGGACACCGATGGCGCGGGGGGCCTCTCCGGCGTGCTCAACACCTCGCTGGGTCAGACCTGCGTCGCCGAGCTCTACCGCAGCGACGGCGTCGCCTATACCTTCCGTGCCTCCTGGGGCGCCGCCCGGACCAGCTCCCTCCCGAACGCCGGCACCACGATGTGGATCTGCGTCTGGAACGCGAGCGCCCAGTCGGACGAGCAGTGCTCCCCGCACTTCGCCATGAACGGCACCACCCCGGTGCACCAGTGA
- a CDS encoding RICIN domain-containing protein, producing MNFRTPRRARAALASLVPLALAVTCVAPVTSAGATTPSYTITTGTTGSYAYADDTPAYPFIDSNGQFYFQSSHSLYAGSDSRAWNFYTGTDIDTNVSKAAISSAPDNADTTVRCNTSPTGQMSTYDPRGSQTSGYAEKNYCDLIGVWVDPDTGTWYGAVHDEFTPSPFGDGLHYDSIDYAQSTDHGSTWTITDHMITSPFTTWRENDQLFTPATDGSVHTNGGQCLDITGGGTTAGTAVGKYGCTGNANQKWTVSNGTLVNPASGLCLTASGTGAGSTFTLQTCSGATTQTLTTPAAGAKGQIKLTGTPTSCIDSTSTLQLAACNDPSKDGKAQFPNQTYYYGDGDPKLFVDYASGYFYLYYDTQILNQAGGGRVDLGHVARAPISGKMAPSSWTKWYNGSWTQPGQGGKEADLIASDGTTSGYINDAYNPANTGTTAQQLTAGQLPSAAPLAWLDVAYDAYLGMYISTARPENPVTATPLHFYGTTDLSTQKWVDLGTTSSPSGAAWYRSLLDGTSRTANQLVGKSFRNYCMYSCGTLSSAGYVNTTIDTAAANLPVPPVTTGSAYQIAAGSGQYLAQSGSTLTTAAGSSTSASQAWTFTATGDGFFTIANAASGQNIGVNDTANSGRAWGAPLTLSTGTSVGYQWFVQAVNDANLPSGSYRLVNRYSGQALSLTTGTGGAATAPQRDWANTGTSGDTHAVNAQTLTFPAGSANANLIPGGNFESGNLTGWTVHNATIVTDAAAHSPSHDLQLAAPAGDYATMEYTVTGLTPNTTYTYSGWVRADSGASTSVGVKNFGGTQVTTHSTATGWTPVSNTFTTGPTNSTATVFCYLPAGAATATSTCDDLSLTTG from the coding sequence ATGAACTTCCGAACCCCCAGGCGGGCGCGCGCCGCGCTCGCCTCCCTGGTGCCGCTGGCGCTGGCGGTCACCTGCGTCGCCCCCGTCACGTCGGCCGGCGCGACGACGCCGAGCTACACGATCACGACCGGTACGACCGGCAGCTACGCCTACGCCGACGACACGCCGGCGTACCCCTTCATCGACAGCAACGGCCAGTTCTACTTCCAGTCCTCGCACTCGCTCTACGCGGGCAGCGACAGCCGCGCCTGGAACTTCTACACCGGGACGGACATCGACACCAACGTCAGCAAGGCCGCGATCTCCTCCGCGCCCGACAACGCCGACACCACGGTGCGCTGCAACACCAGCCCGACCGGACAGATGTCCACCTACGACCCGCGCGGCTCCCAGACCTCGGGGTACGCCGAGAAAAACTACTGCGACCTGATCGGCGTCTGGGTCGACCCGGACACCGGCACCTGGTACGGGGCGGTGCACGACGAGTTCACCCCGTCGCCGTTCGGTGACGGGCTGCACTACGACTCGATCGACTACGCGCAGTCCACCGACCACGGCAGCACCTGGACGATCACGGACCACATGATCACCTCGCCGTTCACCACCTGGCGCGAGAACGACCAGTTGTTCACGCCGGCCACCGACGGCAGCGTGCACACCAACGGCGGCCAGTGCCTGGACATCACCGGCGGCGGCACCACCGCCGGCACCGCGGTCGGCAAGTACGGCTGCACCGGCAACGCCAACCAGAAGTGGACCGTCTCCAACGGCACCCTGGTCAACCCGGCCTCGGGCCTGTGCCTGACCGCCTCCGGCACCGGAGCCGGATCCACCTTCACGCTCCAGACCTGCTCCGGCGCGACGACCCAGACCCTCACCACCCCGGCCGCCGGGGCCAAGGGGCAGATCAAGCTGACCGGAACCCCCACCAGCTGCATCGACTCCACCAGCACGCTGCAGCTGGCGGCCTGCAACGACCCGTCCAAGGACGGCAAGGCCCAGTTCCCGAACCAGACCTACTACTACGGCGACGGCGACCCGAAGCTCTTCGTCGACTACGCCTCCGGCTACTTCTACCTCTACTACGACACCCAGATCCTGAACCAGGCCGGCGGCGGCCGGGTGGACCTCGGCCACGTCGCGCGGGCCCCGATCTCCGGCAAGATGGCGCCCTCCTCCTGGACGAAGTGGTACAACGGCAGCTGGACCCAGCCCGGCCAGGGCGGCAAGGAGGCCGACCTGATCGCCTCCGACGGGACCACCAGCGGGTACATCAACGACGCGTACAACCCCGCCAACACCGGCACCACCGCCCAGCAGCTGACGGCCGGTCAGCTGCCCAGCGCCGCGCCACTGGCCTGGCTGGACGTCGCCTACGACGCCTACCTGGGCATGTACATCAGCACGGCGCGACCCGAGAACCCCGTCACGGCCACCCCGCTGCACTTCTACGGCACGACCGACCTGTCCACGCAGAAGTGGGTGGACCTCGGTACGACCAGCAGCCCCAGCGGCGCGGCCTGGTACCGCTCGCTGCTGGACGGCACCAGCAGGACCGCCAACCAGCTGGTCGGCAAGTCCTTCCGCAACTACTGCATGTACAGCTGCGGCACGCTGAGCTCGGCCGGATACGTCAACACCACGATCGACACCGCGGCGGCCAACCTGCCCGTCCCGCCGGTCACCACCGGCAGCGCCTACCAGATCGCCGCCGGCAGCGGACAGTACCTGGCCCAGTCCGGCAGCACACTGACCACTGCGGCCGGCAGCAGCACCTCCGCCTCGCAGGCATGGACGTTCACCGCCACCGGTGACGGCTTCTTCACCATCGCCAACGCCGCCTCCGGCCAGAACATCGGCGTCAACGACACCGCCAACTCCGGCCGCGCCTGGGGCGCCCCGCTCACCCTCAGCACCGGGACCAGCGTCGGCTACCAGTGGTTCGTCCAGGCCGTCAACGACGCCAACCTGCCGTCCGGCAGCTACCGGCTGGTCAACCGCTACAGCGGCCAGGCCCTCAGCCTGACCACCGGCACCGGCGGTGCCGCCACCGCCCCGCAGCGCGACTGGGCCAACACCGGAACCTCCGGCGACACCCACGCCGTCAACGCCCAGACCCTCACCTTCCCGGCCGGCTCCGCGAACGCGAACCTCATCCCCGGCGGGAACTTCGAGTCCGGCAACCTGACCGGCTGGACCGTCCACAACGCCACGATCGTCACCGACGCCGCGGCCCACAGCCCCAGCCACGACCTTCAGCTGGCCGCCCCGGCCGGCGACTACGCCACCATGGAGTACACCGTCACCGGGCTGACCCCGAACACCACCTACACCTACTCCGGCTGGGTCCGCGCCGACTCCGGTGCCTCCACCAGCGTCGGCGTGAAGAACTTCGGCGGCACCCAGGTCACCACCCACAGCACCGCGACCGGTTGGACCCCGGTCTCCAACACCTTCACCACCGGTCCCACCAACAGCACTGCGACCGTCTTCTGCTACTTGCCCGCCGGGGCCGCCACCGCCACCTCCACCTGCGACGACCTCAGCCTGACCACCGGCTGA
- a CDS encoding FHA domain-containing protein, with protein sequence MAHGSFPPQILPPGSPADRVPAAPPRTIFVLGPEGGYAVPPRRYTLLFGRDREDVHVPVGVDDPTVSRRHGILTCTGADRNWWLVNTGNLPIELPGGVLVLTGHKRIVEPGYTPLVINSSKRRSHLVEVRVVDGDDRQPRSTTGAETVDPETVYELSPHERLVLTALARRYLLGQDAFPLPLAWEDTARLANSSPYAAKSWTHKSVANTVEDVRERLHRRGVRGLLRDEVGEPVGSTLSVNLIRELLRTATLSAQDLELLSGEE encoded by the coding sequence ATGGCGCACGGAAGCTTCCCACCCCAGATACTGCCGCCGGGCAGCCCCGCCGACCGGGTGCCGGCGGCACCGCCGAGGACGATCTTCGTGCTGGGCCCGGAGGGCGGGTACGCCGTGCCGCCGCGCCGGTACACGCTGCTGTTCGGGCGCGACCGCGAGGACGTGCACGTTCCGGTCGGCGTGGACGACCCGACCGTCAGCCGGCGGCACGGCATCCTCACCTGCACCGGCGCGGACCGGAACTGGTGGCTGGTCAACACCGGCAACCTGCCGATCGAACTGCCAGGCGGCGTGCTGGTGCTCACCGGTCACAAGCGGATCGTCGAGCCCGGGTACACCCCGCTGGTGATCAACTCGTCCAAACGGCGCTCGCACCTGGTGGAGGTCCGTGTCGTGGACGGGGACGACAGGCAACCCCGGTCCACCACCGGCGCGGAGACGGTGGATCCCGAGACGGTCTACGAACTCTCGCCGCACGAACGGCTGGTGCTCACCGCGCTGGCCCGGCGCTACCTGCTGGGTCAGGACGCCTTCCCGCTCCCGCTGGCCTGGGAGGACACCGCCCGGCTGGCCAACTCCTCGCCCTACGCGGCCAAGTCCTGGACTCACAAGTCGGTCGCGAACACGGTCGAGGACGTGCGCGAGCGGCTGCACCGGCGGGGCGTGCGCGGACTGCTGCGGGACGAGGTCGGTGAGCCGGTCGGCTCGACGTTGAGCGTCAACCTGATTCGGGAGCTGCTGAGGACGGCGACGCTGAGCGCCCAGGACCTGGAGCTGCTGTCGGGCGAGGAGTGA
- a CDS encoding ATP-binding protein: MFATAQHRTPTMERSTLTMERPAPGVALGRRAACVMAAETGSVPALRRFARRVVRSWALPAGIDEAVALIVTELAANAVRHSGSPDVAVLISTDREAVTVEVKDRGQWCSASAAEKLGGITERVGGRGLTLVNAFSTGCVLWCGPDGTRAVAKVPLRSGTR, encoded by the coding sequence ATGTTCGCCACCGCCCAGCACCGCACCCCCACCATGGAGCGCAGCACCCTCACCATGGAGCGCCCCGCGCCGGGTGTGGCCCTCGGCCGGCGGGCCGCCTGCGTCATGGCGGCGGAGACCGGCTCCGTGCCCGCGCTGCGGCGCTTCGCCCGCCGGGTGGTCCGCAGTTGGGCGCTGCCGGCGGGCATCGACGAAGCCGTCGCGCTGATCGTGACCGAGCTGGCCGCGAACGCCGTCCGGCACAGCGGCAGCCCGGACGTCGCCGTGCTGATCAGCACGGATCGCGAGGCGGTCACCGTGGAGGTCAAGGACCGGGGCCAGTGGTGCTCGGCCTCCGCGGCCGAGAAGCTGGGCGGCATCACCGAGCGGGTCGGCGGACGCGGCCTGACCCTGGTGAACGCGTTCTCGACCGGGTGCGTCCTGTGGTGCGGGCCGGACGGGACTCGTGCGGTGGCCAAGGTGCCGCTGCGGTCCGGTACCCGGTAG
- a CDS encoding ATP-binding protein yields MPEKQAMQFGNVSGAVIVGDGNTVNQLTIHADSDSNVIVHTGPLPDPVKRHPISQLPRPATEPLIGREEDLQTLRAALGANKVVQLWGTAGVGKSALLRHLACTLPGGSDGVAYIEAGGRTADDIAQAIFDISFDAPNYKPSAEVLKQHLETLYLRIYLDDTGLDHAELRRLFDMAKQSAFVFTSQQPSAANGVHQIRLAGLSAAAGARLVQAVLPRELRPDEVRTVTALSNAVDGNPLRLRRIASSAASGRGLPGITDLPGLLPALLNTLTPAERDLLHLLSTLSGAELAARQLNTLLGRTDAEGIAEGLVRHGLLIASETGYGCPPDVADCVLNSRMTEYPAEPLCRALTAWVEARDTAPDDVAAHFRALDAAVLRAERGGQAQLGLALARAASPKLALSRQFDAWGSLLGTGWAVAKSTGNTAAEEFFVREARSRRKAIGTGLQRTALVLEAEALWHELAALRAHSTAHQIGAQASFPPPPGSPAPPVHPPTIAHPVPPTPGPPPPVHPTVVRPVVNLSNSAPQPPSTAPHVPAAHAPAPHVPTQVTQSRVDLSNANTQAQNQAHTQINAQAHTQAHTQATTATHSTHAANSATTAAQPAHAATGATAAGTGHGTVAAVGAAGAKGGLSALALTCTLGLVAVVGVGAVVYADNQPSAAPVVTSFPSFSFPPVPTFPPVPAPWTPPVDDSTPTPTTDPACAIVYPAWPSEIDQFNTDGSTLGAATDAYNRAVDSYNSGQTSTTPDDSTMHSDAGTVVGDLNSMEATLHSALSQAQDSSVVADLNGMLTPTQQDIQLYQAFESGQTRTYDDSSQSTAMNSADLNLISTCYD; encoded by the coding sequence GTGCCAGAGAAACAGGCCATGCAGTTCGGCAACGTGTCCGGAGCGGTCATCGTGGGCGACGGGAACACCGTCAACCAGCTAACGATCCACGCCGACTCCGACTCGAACGTCATCGTCCACACGGGCCCGCTGCCGGACCCGGTCAAGCGCCACCCGATCTCCCAGCTCCCGCGGCCCGCCACCGAGCCGCTGATCGGCCGCGAGGAGGACCTCCAGACCCTCCGCGCCGCCCTCGGAGCGAACAAGGTGGTGCAGCTCTGGGGCACGGCCGGGGTCGGCAAGAGCGCCCTGCTGCGCCACCTCGCCTGCACGCTGCCGGGCGGGTCCGACGGCGTGGCCTACATCGAGGCCGGCGGCCGGACGGCCGACGACATCGCGCAGGCGATCTTCGACATCAGCTTCGACGCGCCGAACTACAAGCCGTCGGCAGAGGTGCTGAAGCAGCACCTGGAGACCCTGTACCTGCGGATCTACCTGGACGACACCGGACTCGACCACGCGGAGCTGCGCCGGCTCTTCGACATGGCCAAGCAGTCCGCGTTCGTCTTCACCTCGCAGCAGCCGTCCGCCGCCAACGGAGTGCACCAGATCCGGCTCGCCGGGCTGTCGGCCGCGGCGGGGGCGCGCCTGGTCCAGGCGGTACTGCCCCGCGAACTGCGCCCCGACGAGGTGCGCACCGTCACGGCGCTGAGCAACGCCGTGGACGGCAACCCGCTCCGGCTGCGCCGGATCGCCTCCTCGGCCGCGAGCGGCCGGGGCCTGCCGGGCATCACCGACCTCCCCGGACTGCTCCCCGCGCTGCTCAACACGCTCACGCCCGCCGAGCGCGACCTGCTGCACCTGCTCAGCACGCTCTCCGGCGCCGAGCTGGCCGCCCGGCAGCTCAACACCCTGCTCGGCCGCACCGACGCCGAGGGGATCGCCGAGGGCCTGGTGCGGCACGGCCTGCTGATCGCCTCGGAGACCGGCTACGGCTGCCCGCCAGACGTCGCCGACTGCGTGCTGAATAGCCGGATGACGGAGTACCCCGCCGAGCCGCTCTGCCGGGCGCTCACCGCGTGGGTGGAGGCGCGGGATACCGCGCCGGACGACGTCGCGGCGCACTTCCGGGCGCTGGACGCCGCCGTGCTGCGCGCGGAGCGGGGCGGACAGGCGCAACTCGGCCTCGCGCTGGCCCGGGCCGCCTCGCCGAAGCTGGCGCTGTCCCGGCAGTTCGACGCATGGGGCAGCCTACTCGGCACCGGTTGGGCGGTGGCGAAGAGCACCGGAAACACGGCGGCCGAGGAGTTCTTCGTGCGCGAGGCGCGCAGCCGCCGCAAGGCGATCGGCACGGGCCTGCAGCGGACGGCCCTGGTACTGGAGGCCGAGGCACTCTGGCACGAACTCGCCGCTCTGCGAGCGCACTCGACGGCCCATCAGATCGGCGCTCAGGCGAGCTTCCCCCCGCCGCCGGGCAGTCCGGCCCCACCGGTGCACCCGCCGACGATCGCCCACCCCGTGCCACCTACGCCCGGCCCGCCGCCTCCCGTGCACCCGACCGTGGTGCGGCCAGTCGTCAACCTGTCCAACTCCGCGCCGCAGCCCCCCTCGACCGCCCCCCACGTGCCCGCTGCACACGCCCCCGCGCCGCACGTTCCCACCCAGGTCACGCAGTCACGCGTCGACCTCTCGAACGCGAACACGCAGGCGCAGAACCAGGCGCACACGCAGATCAACGCACAGGCCCACACCCAGGCCCACACCCAGGCCACCACGGCCACCCACTCCACACACGCCGCGAACAGCGCCACCACGGCCGCCCAACCCGCGCACGCCGCGACCGGGGCCACCGCGGCCGGCACCGGCCACGGCACGGTCGCCGCCGTCGGCGCAGCAGGCGCCAAGGGCGGCCTGTCCGCGCTCGCCCTCACCTGCACCCTCGGTCTCGTCGCCGTGGTCGGCGTGGGGGCCGTGGTCTATGCGGACAACCAGCCGAGCGCGGCACCGGTCGTCACGTCGTTCCCCAGCTTCAGTTTCCCGCCGGTGCCCACTTTCCCGCCGGTCCCCGCTCCCTGGACGCCCCCCGTCGACGACAGCACGCCCACGCCCACCACCGATCCTGCGTGCGCCATCGTGTATCCCGCCTGGCCGTCGGAGATCGACCAGTTCAATACCGACGGCTCCACTCTCGGCGCCGCTACCGACGCCTACAACCGCGCCGTGGACTCGTACAACTCGGGTCAAACGTCGACCACTCCGGACGACAGCACGATGCACTCCGACGCCGGCACCGTCGTCGGCGATCTGAACTCCATGGAGGCCACACTGCACAGCGCCTTGTCGCAGGCCCAGGACTCCTCCGTGGTGGCAGACCTCAACGGCATGCTGACTCCCACCCAGCAGGACATCCAGCTGTACCAAGCGTTCGAGAGCGGTCAGACCCGCACGTACGACGACTCGAGCCAGTCAACCGCCATGAACTCCGCAGACCTCAATCTGATCTCGACCTGTTACGACTGA